A window of Babesia microti strain RI chromosome III, complete genome contains these coding sequences:
- a CDS encoding DNA-directed RNA polymerase II subunit A (overlaps_old_locusTagID:BBM_III04825) yields MTTNLELNSPYSSCELKRVRSIDFGIFEPEFLKRMSVCEVTSAELYKDGLPNSCGLNDLRMGTTDYRINCSTCNMDVKHCPGHFGHITLAKPMYHYGFITTVMKVLRCVCYNCGRLLISPEDPRAMALKNRPGAQKLHRMAELCVSHYKCETNIKGQTDGKADGNGLTMGSISGLSNGADEPIDGNPVGGPKAEQNGSVKKLDGIGMGCGYPQPKYYKEGPNLMIQFSDKQKELLGEADEYIEGKRTLYAEEALEILKRISEEDMKALGFNPARSRPSWLILTVLPVPPPSVRPYVQFGSDRSEDDLTLKLMDILKTNSQLKKQEERGVAAHIIQEMCQLLQFHITTLFDNEIPGMPVASTRSKKPIKAIRSRLKGKEGRLRGNLMGKRVDFSARTVITGDPNIPIDTIGVPKSIAMTLTFPETVTPLNYAILKKKVEKGPHEWPGAKYIVRDDGTRYDLRHVRRPSELQLEYGYKVERHMQDGDYILFNRQPSLHKMSIMGHKAKILPYSTFRLNLSVTSPYNADFDGDEMNLHLAQTHEARSEIKHLMLSPKQIVSPQGNRPVMGIVQDSLLGVSKFTMKDTFLSRDVLMNLLTWIPYWDGRVPLPCIFYPQRLWTGKQVISILLSFDQAHLQNQININLRRTSGFSSVTGQGSVRALEMIDSEVTIRQNEHLTGTICKRTVGSSSGSLIHVLWHEAGPERTKDFITTLQKVVNNWLIETGFTVSCSDIITADTTLDMVAESLGAAKDRVQQLVSLAQRGKLECQPGKSLFESFEARVNKELNEAREQSGRIVAESLDEQNNILAMVNAGSKGSSINISQIIACVGQQNVEGKRIPFGFCDRSLPHFIKHDYGPESRGFVSNSYLSGLTPQEMFFHAMGGREGIIDTACKTSETGYIQRRLIKAMEDIMVHYDGTVRNSGGDILQFLYGEDGMNAEFVEDQPLELLELDNQQLSRMFYHDFKDASYGVGWILDDQIRESILTDYTKQMVLMDEFKHLLEMKTLICREVFSDGAARQHLPINIRRLVEYAKTQFSCSPEARRPMCPVDVAQRVRKLLDERLIVIHRASAADYLSEEAQDNATLLIRAHLIPALNSRRILERERLSPAAFDWLLGEVERHFNLSLVHAGECVGAIAAQSIGEPATQMTLNTFHFAGVGSKNVTLGVPRLKELINVVTNVKTPSLTVHLEDAVARDQERAKDVQLQLEHTTLGHVVSYAQVIYDPHVTDTIVSQDRQWVCDYYEFPDDEVAVGSLGPWLLRVQLSSRVMTDKKLTMREVGECIYREFSCDELDVIWTDDNSEDLVLRIRLKTGSAQADAPTAAEDVFLQKLMSQYLCNVTLRGVAGITKVYMREEAVTAYNEAKGQFERRNNWVLDTDGCNLEQVLPIPQVRYSKTISNDITEIFNVLGIEAARRALLRELRAVISFDGSYVNYRHLALLCDVMTHKGHLMSITRHGINRVDRGPLIKCSFEETLEILLDAATFAVSDGLCGVTENVMMGQLCPLGTGCFDVLIDADRLKDANQSFQVGAAGLEYSDLSSNVNSQTMSQTSPDRQFSPGHLSPGQFSSPSQAALLLSPLLVTMEPQQPGAQGDGGGVDTRALGGTFSPVCQSPTSPTSPMSPFSPRVLSPSSPLSPRVLSPSSPLSPTLPQRAYSPLSPVFEAASVYTPAYSPTSPSYAGAAGVYSPSSPSYHAAAGVGAQPLSVTSPEYSPTSPQMNLASPAGGYSPTFSTTSPKFSPTSPGIASPVGDSADAFGIASPSSPSYPMSLVYDIVSPVGPLSPDQQSPQRPPDDADPTDPFDL; encoded by the coding sequence ATGACTACCAACCTCGAGCTCAACTCACCCTATTCCTCCTGTGAACTGAAACGCGTGCGTTCTATTGACTTTGGTATTTTTGAGCCAGAATTTCTAAAGCGCATGTCAGTATGTGAAGTGACATCAGCGGAATTGTACAAAGACGGGCTTCCCAATTCCTGTGGGTTAAACGACCTCCGCATGGGCACGACAGACTATCGCATAAACTGTTCCACCTGCAACATGGACGTGAAACATTGCCCTGGCCACTTTGGCCACATAACTCTGGCCAAGCCCATGTACCACTATGGATTCATCACTACAGTGATGAAGGTCTTGCGCTGCGTCTGCTATAACTGCGGAAGGTTGTTAATAAGCCCCGAGGACCCCCGTGCCATGGCGCTCAAGAACAGGCCGGGGGCCCAAAAGCTACACCGGATGGCAGAGCTATGCGTCTCGCACTACAAATGCGAAACGAACATAAAAGGCCAGACGGACGGGAAGGCGGACGGCAATGGCCTGACTATGGGTAGCATTTCGGGCCTTTCAAACGGCGCAGACGAGCCTATCGACGGCAACCCTGTTGGTGGGCCCAAAGCGGAGCAGAACGGCAGTGTAAAAAAATTGGATGGCATTGGCATGGGCTGCGGGTACCCGCAGCCAAAGTACTACAAAGAGGGCCCGAACCTCATGATCCAGTTCAGCGACAAGCAGAAGGAGTTGCTGGGAGAGGCCGACGAGTACATTGAGGGCAAGCGCACGTTGTATGCAGAAGAGGCACTCGAGATTTTGAAGAGGATTAGCGAGGAGGATATGAAGGCGTTGGGGTTTAATCCTGCTAGGAGCAGGCCCAGTTGGTTGATCCTAACAGTGCTGCCCGTCCCACCGCCATCCGTGCGGCCCTATGTACAATTTGGGTCAGATCGGTCTGAGGACGATCTGACGCTGAAGCTGATGGACATATTAAAGACCAACAGTCAGTTAAAGAAGCAGGAGGAGCGGGGTGTGGCCGCTCACATAATACAGGAGATGTGTCAGTTGTTACAGTTTCACATAACAACATTATTTGACAACGAGATCCCAGGTATGCCCGTTGCAAGCACAAGGTCAAAGAAGCCAATAAAGGCCATCCGGTCTCGGCTCAAGGGCAAAGAAGGCAGGTTACGGGGCAATTTGATGGGCAAGAGGGTGGATTTTTCAGCACGTACCGTGATAACAGGCGACCCTAACATTCCAATAGATACGATAGGCGTGCCAAAGTCCATAGCAATGACGTTAACATTTCCAGAGACGGTAACACCGTTAAACTACGCAATTTTGAAGAAGAAGGTGGAGAAGGGTCCGCATGAATGGCCCGGTGCTAAATACATAGTTCGCGACGACGGCACGCGCTACGATTTGCGCCACGTACGACGTCCATCAGAGCTCCAGCTGGAATACGGGTACAAAGTGGAGCGCCACATGCAAGACGGCGACTACATTTTGTTCAACCGCCAGCCATCATTGCATAAAATGAGTATAATGGGCCACAAGGCGAAGATATTACCCTACAGTACATTTAGGCTGAACTTAAGCGTGACAAGTCCCTACAATGCGGACTTTGACGGCGACGAGATGAACTTGCACCTGGCCCAGACCCACGAGGCGCGCAGTGAGATAAAGCACCTAATGCTATCTCCAAAGCAGATAGTTTCTCCGCAAGGCAACCGGCCGGTGATGGGCATAGTACAGGATTCATTACTAGGCGTGAGCAAGTTCACCATGAAGGACACCTTTCTCTCCCGCGACGTGTTGATGAACCTCTTGACGTGGATTCCATACTGGGACGGGCGCGTCCCCCTACCCTGCATATTTTACCCACAGCGACTGTGGACAGGCAAGCAGGTGATATCAATCCTCCTATCGTTTGACCAGGCGCACCTACAGAACCAGATCAACATAAACTTGCGTCGAACCTCAGGTTTTTCGTCAGTGACCGGGCAGGGCAGCGTTAGGGCCCTGGAGATGATAGACAGCGAGGTGACCATCAGGCAGAATGAGCACTTGACGGGCACAATTTGCAAGCGCACAGTGGGCAGTTCATCTGGAAGCCTAATTCACGTCCTGTGGCACGAGGCGGGCCCAGAAAGGACCAAGGATTTTATAACAACGCTACAGAAGGTGGTGAACAACTGGCTGATAGAAACCGGGTTTACAGTCTCTTGTTCAGACATTATAACGGCGGACACCACTTTGGACATGGTGGCGGAGTCACTGGGCGCAGCCAAGGACAGAGTGCAGCAGCTAGTGAGCTTGGCGCAGCGGGGCAAGCTGGAGTGCCAGCCGGGGAAGAGCTTGTTCGAGTCATTTGAAGCCCGTGTGAATAAGGAGCTGAACGAGGCGCGCGAGCAATCTGGACGCATCGTGGCCGAGAGTCTGGACGAGCAGAACAACATATTGGCCATGGTGAATGCGGGGTCCAAGGGGTCATCTATAAACATATCCCAGATAATAGCCTGCGTAGGCCAGCAGAACGTGGAGGGCAAGCGCATCCCCTTCGGCTTTTGCGACCGATCGCTCCCTCACTTTATAAAGCACGACTACGGACCGGAGAGCCGCGGCTTCGTGTCCAACTCCTACCTCAGCGGGCTGACGCCGCAGGAGATGTTCTTCCACGCAATGGGAGGGCGCGAGGGCATTATAGACACGGCCTGCAAGACCTCCGAGACGGGCTACATCCAACGGCGCCTGATAAAGGCCATGGAAGACATAATGGTCCACTACGACGGCACGGTGCGCAACTCGGGCGGAGACATCCTGCAGTTCCTCTACGGAGAAGACGGAATGAACGCAGAGTTCGTCGAGGACCAGCCCCTGGAGCTGCTGGAGCTGGACAACCAGCAGCTCTCGCGCATGTTCTACCACGACTTCAAAGACGCCAGCTACGGAGTCGGCTGGATCCTGGACGACCAAATACGAGAGTCCATACTGACGGACTACACCAAGCAGATGGTGCTCATGGACGAATTTAAACACCTCCTAGAGATGAAAACCCTAATATGCCGCGAGGTCTTCTCCGACGGGGCGGCCCGCCAGCACCTGCCCATCAACATCCGCCGGCTCGTCGAGTACGCAAAGACGCAGTTCTCCTGCTCCCCCGAGGCCCGACGGCCCATGTGCCCCGTGGACGTCGCACAGCGCGTGAGAAAGCTGCTAGACGAGCGCCTCATCGTCATACACCGGGCCAGCGCCGCAGACTACCTCTCGGAGGAGGCGCAGGACAACGCCACGCTGCTCATCCGGGCGCACCTCATCCCCGCGCTCAACAGCAGGCGCATCCTCGAGCGCGAGCGCCTCAGCCCCGCCGCCTTTGACTGGCTGCTCGGCGAAGTCGAGCGGCACTTCAACCTCTCGCTGGTGCACGCCGGCGAGTGCGTAGGCGCCATCGCCGCGCAGTCGATCGGAGAACCCGCCACGCAAATGACGCTAAACACCTTCCACTTCGCAGGCGTAGGCTCCAAAAACGTCACCCTAGGCGTACCCCGGCTCAAGGAGCTGATCAACGTCGTCACCAACGTCAAGACCCCGTCACTGACGGTGCACCTAGAGGACGCGGTCGCGCGCGACCAGGAGCGCGCCAAGGACGTGCAGCTACAGCTGGAGCACACCACGCTGGGGCACGTGGTGTCCTACGCGCAGGTCATATACGACCCCCACGTCACTGACACCATCGTGTCACAGGACCGCCAGTGGGTCTGCGACTACTACGAGTTCCCTGACGACGAAGTCGCGGTGGGCAGCCTGGGCCCCTGGCTGCTGCGCGTGCAGCTTAGCAGCCGCGTCATGACGGACAAAAAACTCACCATGCGCGAGGTCGGCGAGTGCATCTACAGGGAATTCTCCTGCGACGAGCTGGACGTCATTTGGACTGACGACAACTCGGAGGACCTCGTCCTCCGCATCCGCCTAAAGACGGGCTCCGCGCAGGCCGACGCCCCGACGGCCGCGGAGGACGTCTTCCTGCAAAAGCTCATGTCCCAGTACCTCTGCAACGTCACGCTCCGCGGCGTCGCCGGCATCACCAAGGTCTACATGCGCGAAGAAGCCGTGACGGCCTACAACGAGGCCAAGGGGCAGTTCGAGCGCCGCAACAACTGGGTGCTGGATACCGACGGCTGCAACCTGGAACAGGTCCTGCCCATACCGCAGGTCCGCTACTCGAAAACCATCTCCAACGACATCACCGAAATCTTCAACGTGCTGGGCATCGAGGCCGCCAGGCGCGCGCTGCTCCGCGAGCTGCGCGCAGTCATCAGCTTCGACGGCAGCTACGTCAACTACCGCCACCTGGCCCTCCTCTGCGACGTCATGACGCACAAGGGCCACCTGATGAGCATCACCCGACACGGCATCAACAGGGTCGACAGGGGCCCCCTGATCAAGTGCTCCTTCGAGGAAACGCTGGAAATTCTCCTGGACGCGGCCACCTTTGCCGTCAGTGACGGACTCTGTGGCGTCACGGAGAACGTCATGATGGGACAGCTCTGCCCGCTGGGCACGGGCTGCTTTGACGTGCTGATAGACGCGGACAGGCTCAAGGACGCCAACCAAAGCTTCCAGGTCGGCGCGGCAGGCCTGGAGTACTCCGACCTGAGCTCCAACGTCAACTCCCAGACGATGTCCCAGACCAGTCCGGACCGCCAGTTCTCGCCCGGACACCTCTCGCCCGGCCAGTTCTCCTCGCCCTCGCAGGCCGCGCTGCTCCTCTCGCCCCTCCTCGTGACCATGGAGCCTCAGCAGCCGGGCGCCCAGGGCGACGGCGGGGGAGTCGACACCCGCGCGCTGGGGGGGACGTTTTCCCCGGTCTGCCAGTCGCCCACGAGCCCGACCTCGCCGATGTCGCCCTTCTCGCCCCGCGTCCTCTCCCCCTCCAGTCCCCTCTCGCCCCGCGTCCTCTCGCCCTCCAGCCCCCTCTCCCCGACGCTGCCCCAGCGGGCCTACTCCCCCCTCTCCCCCGTCTTTGAGGCCGCCAGCGTCTACACCCCGGCCTACTCGCCCACGAGCCCTTCCTACGCCGGCGCGGCCGGCGTCTACTCCCCGTCCTCGCCTTCCTACCACGCCGCCGCCGGCGTGGGGGCGCAGCCGCTCAGCGTGACCAGCCCCGAGTACTCGCCCACGAGCCCGCAGATGAACCTCGCCAGCCCGGCCGGCGGCTACAGCCCCACCTTCAGCACGACATCGCCCAAGTTCTCCCCCACCTCGCCCGGCATCGCCTCCCCCGTGGGGGACTCGGCCGACGCCTTCGGAATCGCATCCCCCTCCTCTCCCTCCTACCCCATGTCCCTCGTCTACGACATCGTGAGCCCCGTGGGCCCTTTGTCCCCCGACCAGCAGTCGCCGCAGCGGCCGCCCGATGACGCAGACCCCACAGACCCCTTTGACCTGTAG
- a CDS encoding hypothetical protein (overlaps_old_locusTagID:BBM_III04830) codes for MLTLTYVTIRPHTASNSSQLLHKIGCYATTSNASEICTRSRIMVPHFHRLRWLIV; via the coding sequence ATGTTGACATTAACATACGTTACCATTCGACCTCACACAGCAAGTAATTCTAGCCAACTTTTGCACAAAATTGGCTGCTATGCAACTACTTCAAACGCTAGCGAGATTTGCACTCGGTCCCGAATTATGGTGCCACACTTTCACAGACTGCGATGGCTAATAGTATAG